The Pseudomonadota bacterium genome has a window encoding:
- a CDS encoding efflux RND transporter periplasmic adaptor subunit, with the protein MSRKIKTFTVTAAIIIVIIFGYVFNFRTNGQSSTKPGSSEKVMDSVKRAIPVVLTPISIRNFEERIVVQGNLEAKNIAMVPSRVNATIETIFVDEGDLVLAGKTRLFKIDALKLNKAVEIERQAFAIADCTLNEKHANFERVEADLHKAKIDYNRFMLLLKDHIVSKDDFEQVESRYKQAVASLKLAQTLIDLAEQQKRQAETSLEMAEKDLQDAIVYAPISGKVSHRFQEPGEMGATTKPVLEIVDPAVIEVSAFLPSEYYPVVLPGKTPMRIRVYGIELNNQIISYKSPTIHEKMRTFEIKCVIKNPPENVVPGAMAEIEVLLAQRKGLGVPKASLQQRGGRTIIFLVEKDVARMVEVETGLESDGWIELKGNNLHEKTFVVSMGQFLLEEGTRVTVQKESL; encoded by the coding sequence ATGAGTCGTAAAATCAAAACTTTTACGGTTACGGCAGCTATCATTATTGTGATCATTTTCGGATATGTTTTTAATTTCCGAACAAACGGTCAATCCAGCACAAAGCCAGGTTCATCCGAAAAAGTAATGGACAGTGTAAAACGTGCGATCCCTGTGGTTTTAACACCTATCTCCATACGGAATTTCGAGGAACGGATTGTAGTACAGGGCAATCTGGAAGCAAAAAATATCGCTATGGTGCCATCCCGTGTAAATGCCACAATTGAGACTATTTTTGTAGATGAAGGAGACCTTGTTCTTGCCGGAAAGACCAGGCTTTTTAAAATAGATGCATTAAAACTTAACAAGGCGGTAGAGATAGAAAGACAGGCTTTTGCTATTGCCGATTGTACATTAAACGAAAAACACGCAAACTTTGAACGTGTGGAAGCAGACCTTCACAAGGCTAAGATTGATTACAATCGTTTTATGTTGTTACTCAAAGATCATATCGTAAGCAAGGACGACTTTGAACAGGTTGAATCCCGTTACAAACAGGCGGTTGCATCACTCAAACTTGCACAAACTCTGATAGATTTGGCGGAGCAGCAAAAACGTCAGGCCGAGACCTCTTTGGAGATGGCCGAAAAGGATCTTCAGGATGCAATTGTTTATGCCCCAATCAGCGGAAAGGTCAGTCACCGATTCCAGGAACCCGGAGAGATGGGAGCTACGACAAAACCGGTTTTGGAAATTGTGGACCCAGCAGTAATTGAGGTTTCGGCTTTTTTGCCGTCGGAATACTACCCGGTCGTTCTCCCGGGTAAAACACCAATGCGTATCCGGGTCTATGGCATTGAACTGAATAATCAGATCATTTCTTACAAGAGCCCTACCATACATGAAAAAATGCGTACCTTTGAGATTAAATGCGTTATAAAAAACCCCCCTGAAAATGTTGTTCCGGGAGCCATGGCCGAAATAGAAGTACTGCTAGCGCAACGAAAGGGCCTGGGAGTTCCGAAGGCTTCTCTTCAACAACGCGGGGGTCGCACTATAATCTTTTTGGTTGAAAAAGATGTGGCCCGAATGGTCGAGGTTGAGACCGGCCTTGAAAGTGATGGATGGATTGAGCTTAAGGGAAATAATCTTCACGAAAAAACCTTTGTGGTGAGCATGGGGCAGTTTCTGCTTGAAGAAGGAACTCGTGTTACCGTCCAAAAGGAAAGTCTCTAA
- a CDS encoding efflux RND transporter permease subunit yields MLLPDISIKRPVAISCLIIALILLGLNAYRKMPLEFLPKMDSPFITIVTVYPGASPAEIETDIAKKIEDAVVSIDGLKHFTSTCMENVSQTFLEFELDVNIDEAANDVREKIDLIIEKLPVDAEKPKVFKFDLNARPIITFALTGELSVEELYDYADNTLRDRVSVLQGVADVQLFGGAEREVNILLDRDKLAARGLTSIAVVNAIKQGISTIPSGRVKQSGTEYSVKFDAEYRKVSNIGNLEISNEKGSRCYLKDIGSVSMATEELRQASFINGRTCIGIRVVKKADANTVKVVNLVHEAMDDIKATLPGGMDLVWVSDDGSFIQASADAAASNIAAGVLLTAAVLFIFLHHFRPTLVVAITMPVTIVITILFMHSMQFSLNTSTLLAVGLSVGILVTNSIVVMESIVTRMSQTNNPIEASKLGATDVATAVIASAGTNAVVLLPISLMGTMVGRFFNPFALTMIGATAISLFVSFTLTPMLCSFLLKQNRIKPNKQLSGSIEAAWNRMFNRLSVIYESVLRQLTRNRWAAAGLLSAVLLLTFLSIKLIPLVGLTFFGDVDKGEVVVRLEYPTAYNLEQTIMRVKQAEDLLKDLPNVSNLFTLVGKVENLLGASSEGVHLGQILIKFVDRTKRTETMEDILVKVRGRLANYPDSIVTASATDPLGGQNIPLQMEIAGTDLSVLDSAAERVLKLCREIKGIVDPDSSARSGKPELRILPRRAVLSDLDTSIFGLGTVIRGNLEGIIAGSYKEGARTYDIRVKFAEKEGKNQVKAFLFPGGPGHPITLDNFAKVEETVSPVLINRKDKSRVSLVYAHLSGNTPLATVVKDLSRAIDQKGNLPPGYTYRFFGKTEDMEEAGEKFMEAGIIAIVLTYLLLAAILESFKQPIIILFTIPMALIGFIWALYIAGKPIDIFILLGAVMLIGIVVNNAILIMGKMNQYIAQGLPRHEAMVQSAVDELRPIIMITSAAILGMLPLAVGRGLGSEFRYGIGIASVGGIFVSGLLTLVVLPVLYNLFTRNIHRETQEQ; encoded by the coding sequence ATGCTTCTTCCGGATATTTCAATAAAGCGGCCTGTAGCGATATCTTGTCTTATCATTGCTTTGATTCTTTTAGGACTAAACGCATACAGAAAGATGCCACTGGAGTTTCTTCCCAAAATGGACTCCCCCTTTATTACAATTGTCACCGTATACCCTGGCGCCAGCCCTGCTGAAATAGAAACGGATATTGCCAAGAAAATCGAGGATGCAGTGGTTTCCATTGACGGACTCAAGCACTTCACCTCTACGTGTATGGAAAATGTCAGTCAGACATTTCTTGAGTTCGAACTTGATGTGAATATCGATGAAGCAGCAAATGATGTCAGGGAAAAAATAGATCTTATCATCGAGAAACTGCCGGTGGATGCCGAAAAACCCAAAGTCTTCAAATTTGACTTAAATGCCAGGCCTATAATTACATTTGCTCTCACAGGAGAACTGTCTGTGGAGGAGTTGTACGATTATGCCGACAATACCCTTCGCGATCGTGTTTCGGTGCTTCAGGGTGTTGCCGATGTGCAGTTATTCGGCGGTGCAGAGAGAGAAGTCAATATTTTGCTGGACAGAGACAAGCTCGCAGCTCGTGGGCTTACGAGCATAGCCGTAGTTAATGCAATAAAACAGGGCATCAGCACTATTCCTTCAGGCCGTGTAAAACAGTCGGGAACGGAATATTCCGTCAAATTTGATGCTGAGTACAGAAAAGTGAGCAACATCGGAAACCTGGAGATTTCAAATGAAAAGGGCTCGCGTTGTTACCTGAAAGATATCGGTTCGGTGAGCATGGCAACGGAAGAATTGCGCCAGGCCTCATTTATCAACGGCAGAACATGTATCGGCATCCGGGTTGTGAAAAAAGCAGATGCAAATACCGTTAAGGTAGTAAACCTTGTACATGAGGCCATGGATGATATTAAAGCCACATTGCCCGGAGGTATGGATCTTGTTTGGGTTTCAGACGATGGTTCATTTATTCAGGCTTCTGCTGATGCCGCCGCCTCTAACATTGCAGCAGGGGTATTGTTGACAGCAGCAGTTTTGTTTATTTTCCTTCACCATTTTCGTCCCACTCTGGTTGTGGCAATAACAATGCCGGTTACAATCGTAATCACTATCCTTTTTATGCACAGCATGCAGTTTAGTTTAAATACTTCAACACTTCTTGCTGTGGGTCTTTCAGTGGGTATCCTGGTTACAAACTCGATTGTAGTAATGGAAAGTATTGTCACGCGCATGTCACAGACAAACAACCCGATTGAGGCGTCCAAATTGGGTGCAACCGATGTAGCCACTGCTGTCATAGCCAGCGCAGGAACCAATGCAGTGGTTCTTCTTCCCATTTCCCTGATGGGGACAATGGTTGGGCGTTTTTTTAATCCTTTTGCCTTAACCATGATCGGTGCAACCGCCATTTCTCTTTTCGTATCCTTTACCCTGACCCCAATGCTCTGCTCATTTTTATTGAAGCAAAACCGGATAAAACCAAACAAGCAATTATCCGGTAGTATTGAAGCCGCCTGGAACCGGATGTTTAACCGTTTATCCGTAATTTATGAGTCCGTTCTGCGCCAGTTGACGCGCAATCGCTGGGCTGCTGCAGGATTACTGAGCGCGGTGCTTCTTTTGACCTTTTTGTCAATTAAACTGATCCCGTTGGTCGGTCTGACTTTTTTTGGTGATGTCGACAAGGGAGAGGTGGTTGTAAGGCTTGAATATCCCACAGCATACAATCTTGAACAAACAATAATGAGGGTGAAGCAGGCTGAAGATTTACTCAAGGACCTGCCAAACGTATCCAATCTATTCACCCTGGTCGGCAAGGTGGAAAATCTTTTGGGCGCATCCTCCGAAGGCGTGCATCTCGGCCAGATTCTGATCAAGTTTGTTGACAGGACAAAACGCACTGAGACCATGGAAGATATATTAGTAAAAGTCCGCGGCCGGCTGGCAAATTACCCGGATAGTATTGTAACTGCGAGCGCAACAGACCCTTTGGGCGGACAAAACATACCCCTTCAAATGGAAATTGCAGGCACGGACCTTTCGGTTTTGGACAGCGCAGCAGAAAGAGTGCTGAAACTTTGCCGGGAGATTAAGGGCATTGTCGATCCCGATTCATCAGCCCGATCAGGCAAGCCTGAGCTTCGCATTCTGCCACGCAGGGCGGTTCTCTCCGATTTGGATACATCAATCTTTGGTTTAGGGACTGTCATAAGAGGTAACCTGGAGGGTATCATTGCGGGTTCCTACAAAGAAGGCGCACGCACTTACGACATTAGAGTTAAATTTGCAGAAAAAGAAGGTAAAAACCAGGTAAAAGCATTTCTTTTTCCAGGAGGACCGGGACATCCGATTACTCTTGATAATTTTGCAAAGGTAGAAGAAACTGTTTCACCTGTTCTTATTAACCGAAAAGACAAGAGCCGCGTTTCACTTGTATATGCACATCTAAGCGGCAATACGCCACTTGCCACAGTAGTAAAAGACCTGAGCCGGGCTATTGACCAAAAAGGCAATTTGCCTCCAGGCTATACTTATCGCTTCTTCGGCAAAACCGAGGATATGGAAGAAGCCGGCGAAAAGTTTATGGAAGCCGGAATTATTGCTATCGTACTCACTTATCTGCTTCTTGCAGCCATTCTGGAATCTTTCAAACAACCAATTATTATTTTATTTACCATACCGATGGCGCTGATCGGTTTTATCTGGGCGCTCTACATAGCTGGCAAACCCATTGATATTTTTATTCTTTTAGGAGCTGTTATGCTTATTGGAATTGTGGTTAACAATGCCATTCTTATCATGGGAAAGATGAATCAATATATTGCCCAAGGTTTGCCCCGGCATGAAGCTATGGTTCAATCCGCAGTTGATGAACTTCGTCCCATCATCATGATCACTTCGGCTGCGATTTTGGGAATGCTGCCTCTGGCTGTCGGCCGGGGGTTGGGAAGTGAATTTCGCTATGGTATCGGCATTGCTTCAGTGGGCGGGATTTTTGTTTCAGGTCTGCTAACTCTTGTTGTGCTGCCTGTTTTGTATAATCTTTTTACCCGTAATATTCACCGGGAAACACAAGAGCAATAA
- a CDS encoding SDR family oxidoreductase produces the protein MAGRLENKVVLITGTGGGQGKAAAILFAKEGAKVVGCDLKVEDNKETVRIIREAGGEMVSLEPIDLTNAEHAKRLVALTEKTYGRLDVLYNNASAARFAPMMEMSFEDWDFTIKNELNLIFVITKAALPLMVKSKGSSVINTASIAGMVAAHGNSVSHAATKGGVIAFSRQLSIEVASHGIRVNTISPGVIRTPGTEHIFSDQNLVDMMVKQIPMGRYGLPEDIAKVALFLASDDSGFMTGTTIVVDGGQTA, from the coding sequence ATGGCAGGACGATTAGAAAATAAGGTAGTACTTATAACCGGAACAGGCGGTGGTCAGGGAAAGGCTGCAGCAATCCTGTTTGCAAAGGAAGGTGCTAAGGTCGTTGGCTGTGATTTAAAAGTGGAAGACAATAAGGAAACGGTCCGCATAATTCGGGAAGCTGGTGGTGAGATGGTTTCACTGGAGCCTATTGACCTTACAAACGCTGAACACGCCAAACGGCTAGTAGCATTGACGGAAAAGACCTATGGCCGGCTTGATGTGCTCTATAACAATGCCAGTGCTGCCCGCTTCGCTCCGATGATGGAAATGTCTTTTGAAGATTGGGACTTTACTATCAAAAATGAGCTAAATTTGATCTTCGTAATAACAAAAGCAGCACTTCCTCTGATGGTCAAATCCAAAGGAAGCTCCGTCATCAATACCGCTTCTATTGCCGGGATGGTAGCAGCTCATGGAAATTCAGTATCCCATGCCGCAACAAAAGGAGGCGTAATTGCTTTTAGCAGACAGCTATCTATTGAGGTTGCGTCACATGGAATCCGTGTGAATACAATTTCTCCGGGGGTGATCCGGACACCGGGAACAGAGCATATATTTTCTGATCAAAACCTTGTTGATATGATGGTGAAACAAATACCCATGGGACGCTATGGCCTTCCGGAAGATATTGCAAAGGTGGCTTTGTTTCTGGCTTCAGATGATTCAGGGTTTATGACAGGGACAACTATTGTTGTTGATGGCGGTCAAACAGCTTAA
- a CDS encoding DUF1571 domain-containing protein, with product MINKICGNLIGKYKYTLKVGVVFVFLSSYAAQAYSADLDLFIKQCRQSYSKVSDFSCMFHKKERLKDELVEEKYIIFKFKKPASYYYKYTEGVGEGAEAIYVHGKYENKLKIHLGKFLGFINLSLDPGGWFYMKYNRHTVFESDFSHIIDLIENNYNKAKTNKEVSIEIKKEYILDGRQTYLIKAVFPRKQCYYGHIIYIYLDKQLMLPIKIEVYGWDNELLEMYYYSDIKINNCFSDMEFDIKNPAYGF from the coding sequence ATGATAAATAAAATTTGCGGCAATCTTATCGGAAAATACAAATATACGCTTAAGGTTGGAGTAGTATTTGTTTTTTTATCATCATATGCTGCACAGGCTTATTCAGCTGATTTGGATCTTTTCATAAAACAGTGCAGGCAAAGCTATAGCAAAGTATCAGATTTTTCCTGTATGTTTCACAAAAAAGAGCGGCTTAAAGATGAACTGGTTGAAGAAAAATATATTATTTTCAAGTTCAAAAAGCCTGCGTCATACTATTATAAGTATACAGAAGGAGTAGGAGAAGGCGCTGAAGCAATCTATGTTCATGGCAAATACGAAAACAAATTAAAAATACATCTTGGCAAATTTCTTGGATTTATTAATCTTTCATTAGATCCCGGAGGCTGGTTTTATATGAAGTACAACCGCCACACTGTTTTTGAATCAGATTTTAGTCATATAATTGATCTGATTGAAAATAATTACAACAAAGCCAAAACAAATAAGGAAGTATCTATTGAAATAAAGAAAGAATATATATTAGATGGTCGCCAAACATATTTAATTAAAGCAGTTTTCCCCAGGAAACAATGCTATTACGGTCATATCATATATATTTATTTAGATAAGCAACTGATGCTGCCGATAAAAATTGAAGTATATGGATGGGATAATGAGCTTTTGGAAATGTACTACTATTCAGACATTAAAATTAACAATTGCTTTTCAGATATGGAATTTGACATTAAAAACCCGGCATATGGCTTTTAG
- a CDS encoding radical SAM protein, whose amino-acid sequence MARTLFNEHSKKIKYALSFIRKRIIHVNLQILYQCNFKCNICDFWKTPHTQKPLLSLSQVKIITEKLKDIGPQVISIGGGEPLLHPEVIEIARVLSKDNFGVMITNGWYVTKDIAQDLFKAGLYEISVSVDYADPKKHDKMRGKEGAFDRAVEALYILNKNRTHPYQRIHMITTVGDDNIEDIEPLIHLCKDIGVTYLISYYSNNRGNFKPVENEKTISDHLVSLHNKYRHFVALRDYLTGISKGNGNNDKPLCFTGKNLINIDSQGSISLCIDRLDESAGNIFTDNMSTILHNLTKMHKTNTCNNCWTSCRGSIETILYGKQRLANLFDYYQMTREVKLGQRF is encoded by the coding sequence ATGGCACGAACCTTATTTAATGAACACAGTAAAAAAATCAAATATGCTCTTTCATTTATAAGAAAAAGAATAATTCATGTGAATTTGCAGATTTTGTATCAATGCAATTTCAAATGCAATATTTGTGATTTCTGGAAGACACCGCATACCCAAAAGCCTCTGTTATCCCTTTCTCAGGTAAAAATAATTACGGAAAAATTAAAAGACATAGGCCCTCAGGTAATTTCCATCGGTGGTGGCGAACCCCTTTTGCATCCTGAAGTTATCGAAATTGCAAGAGTACTTTCAAAAGATAATTTCGGGGTAATGATAACAAACGGATGGTATGTTACAAAAGATATTGCACAAGATCTTTTTAAGGCAGGTCTTTATGAAATCAGTGTTTCTGTGGACTATGCCGATCCAAAAAAACATGACAAGATGCGCGGTAAAGAAGGAGCATTTGACAGGGCGGTAGAAGCACTTTACATATTAAACAAAAACAGAACACATCCCTATCAGCGCATACATATGATTACAACTGTAGGAGATGATAATATAGAAGATATTGAACCATTGATTCACCTTTGCAAGGATATCGGAGTGACTTATCTTATTTCTTACTATTCAAACAATAGGGGTAATTTTAAACCGGTAGAAAATGAGAAAACAATCAGTGATCATTTGGTATCGCTTCATAACAAATATCGGCACTTTGTGGCACTAAGAGATTACCTGACCGGTATTTCCAAGGGAAACGGGAACAATGACAAACCATTATGCTTTACCGGTAAGAATCTTATCAATATTGATTCACAAGGTAGCATATCGCTTTGTATAGACAGACTGGATGAATCTGCAGGAAATATTTTTACGGACAATATGTCAACCATCTTGCATAATCTTACCAAAATGCATAAAACGAACACATGCAACAATTGCTGGACAAGCTGCCGCGGGTCTATAGAAACAATTTTGTATGGAAAACAGCGGCTGGCCAATCTTTTTGATTATTATCAGATGACAAGAGAAGTTAAATTAGGACAGCGTTTTTAA
- a CDS encoding radical SAM protein: MNDILKYFYHKWFNYTDKWHPFLSVYYLTYACDFRCPYCSDGSKRPYYALPAEVLPGKSVISLIEKIRSHCDYLVITGGEPLNHPDFEYIMQRIGKLRFKQIVLTTNGYDLDIYLSVITANIHSLVISLDALDHTKADAWYGIGKGSLKKIISNINLAANQPGRKYEMLISSVVTPENINDLYDVYHFAKQNNCTFAACPQLVGVKAHASLTDNPDYKQFYDFLIAEKQKGGPVYGSLLYLEYMKNFNKFTCYPFTMLVVSPTGDVFYPCLEIGNLAENLLENNYLHQIRLNAKNKFGSQPDCGRQCHSACALGFSLILTYPFSIFNELYLMLKQKLKTLS; encoded by the coding sequence GTGAATGATATATTAAAATATTTTTATCATAAATGGTTTAACTATACCGATAAATGGCATCCTTTTTTATCCGTCTATTATCTTACATATGCATGCGATTTTCGCTGTCCATATTGCAGCGATGGTTCAAAGCGTCCTTACTATGCCCTGCCTGCAGAGGTACTTCCGGGAAAATCCGTAATCTCTCTTATTGAAAAAATACGCTCGCATTGTGATTACCTTGTTATTACCGGTGGCGAACCTCTTAACCATCCGGATTTCGAATATATCATGCAAAGAATCGGAAAACTTCGTTTCAAACAAATAGTACTTACAACAAATGGTTATGATTTAGATATTTATTTGTCAGTTATAACAGCAAACATTCATTCACTGGTAATCAGCCTTGATGCGCTTGACCATACCAAAGCTGATGCCTGGTACGGTATTGGAAAAGGCTCATTGAAAAAAATTATTTCAAATATAAATCTGGCGGCTAATCAACCCGGCCGGAAATATGAAATGCTTATTTCCAGCGTTGTTACTCCTGAAAACATTAATGATCTATATGATGTTTATCATTTTGCAAAACAAAATAACTGTACTTTTGCTGCCTGCCCGCAACTTGTTGGCGTAAAAGCGCATGCGTCACTAACCGATAACCCCGACTATAAACAATTTTATGACTTTCTTATAGCCGAAAAGCAAAAGGGCGGTCCGGTTTACGGCTCTTTGCTTTATCTTGAATATATGAAAAATTTTAACAAATTTACCTGTTATCCTTTTACTATGCTGGTTGTATCTCCCACTGGAGATGTATTTTATCCCTGCCTTGAAATCGGAAATCTTGCCGAAAACCTTTTGGAAAATAACTATTTACACCAAATCAGATTAAATGCCAAGAACAAGTTTGGCTCTCAGCCCGATTGCGGCAGGCAATGCCATTCTGCATGCGCTCTTGGCTTTTCCCTTATACTTACTTACCCTTTTTCAATATTTAATGAATTGTATTTGATGCTTAAACAAAAATTAAAAACGCTGTCCTAA
- a CDS encoding rhodanese-like domain-containing protein — protein sequence MTRFAKTVFILFISIALIIPPALYYIFSNVPTISAQEVIKKLQSDPGSITVLDVRDSIDFDKAHIQSAQNMPYDAFSQKDLSNGQITNLKSKRVYIICENGLASIDITRKLRKLDIKAFNIKGGMQAWIAAAGSICQKSDCDFIAASGKQIPIPFKTTPIVLQWVAVFNGIVIKPLYTLLSFIIIVILWKKTEPELRAIKYSMFFFFNGENSCAANYIFFNHDSYLFEYLHIVGMLLGFGFFLYGLFEGIDKYLLHYSDQKKSCSLTGLCRKCIKYDDVTCGLQRVLIFTGIAFSGIALMPVCAKLKMVSYNTIIVDIAYNYSHPVIYQLFEMQYLPVVASILMLAATFILWKNKNAVHTAKLVFAAAIGTMSFAIFRFVLFHCYDDSLFWMDFWEEITEFCFILSILFVLWTFRRSFFQRPGK from the coding sequence ATGACCCGATTTGCAAAAACTGTTTTTATCCTGTTTATCTCAATCGCCTTAATTATTCCACCGGCATTATATTATATTTTTTCCAATGTTCCAACCATATCCGCACAAGAAGTTATAAAAAAGCTGCAATCAGATCCGGGAAGCATTACTGTTCTTGATGTAAGAGATAGTATTGATTTTGACAAAGCCCATATACAATCGGCTCAAAACATGCCATATGATGCTTTTTCACAAAAAGATCTCTCAAACGGGCAGATAACAAATCTGAAATCCAAAAGAGTTTATATAATTTGTGAGAACGGCCTTGCCAGTATTGATATTACTCGAAAATTAAGAAAACTTGATATAAAAGCATTTAATATAAAAGGTGGGATGCAGGCATGGATTGCCGCCGCTGGAAGTATTTGTCAAAAATCAGACTGCGATTTTATAGCTGCTTCGGGAAAACAAATCCCTATTCCGTTTAAGACCACACCAATTGTTTTACAATGGGTTGCCGTGTTTAACGGTATTGTTATCAAACCTTTGTATACGCTTTTATCATTTATAATTATTGTTATCCTTTGGAAGAAGACCGAACCCGAACTGCGCGCAATCAAATACTCCATGTTTTTCTTCTTTAATGGAGAAAACAGTTGTGCTGCTAATTATATTTTTTTTAATCATGATTCCTATTTGTTTGAATACCTGCATATTGTCGGTATGCTTCTTGGTTTTGGTTTTTTTCTATACGGTCTTTTTGAAGGTATAGATAAATATCTGCTCCATTATTCCGATCAAAAAAAATCCTGCTCACTGACCGGATTATGCCGCAAATGCATAAAATATGACGATGTTACCTGCGGTTTGCAAAGAGTATTAATATTTACAGGAATTGCCTTTTCCGGTATAGCTCTGATGCCTGTTTGCGCTAAATTAAAAATGGTTTCTTATAACACGATTATTGTGGATATTGCTTACAATTACAGCCATCCGGTCATTTATCAGTTGTTTGAAATGCAGTATTTACCTGTTGTGGCATCTATTTTAATGTTGGCTGCTACCTTTATATTATGGAAAAATAAAAATGCCGTGCATACTGCAAAACTTGTTTTTGCCGCAGCAATAGGCACAATGTCTTTTGCTATCTTTCGGTTTGTTTTGTTTCATTGTTATGATGATTCATTATTTTGGATGGATTTCTGGGAAGAAATAACCGAATTTTGTTTTATACTAAGTATATTGTTTGTGCTGTGGACTTTCAGACGATCATTTTTTCAAAGACCAGGTAAATAA
- a CDS encoding beta-hydroxyacyl-ACP dehydratase: MRFILIDRITDWKPGKYAKATKNISLSEDFFDDHFPLKPVMPGVLILEGLAEVAGLLLEETVRNNEGRNVKALLSLIEKAKFRDFVKPGDCLVYEVDIESINEIGGKIKGRITRSGKQIGDARLVFSFREIENSYLDKRRSEMLAFLLGENNA; the protein is encoded by the coding sequence ATGCGATTTATACTCATTGACCGGATTACAGACTGGAAACCCGGCAAGTATGCAAAAGCAACAAAAAATATAAGTTTAAGCGAAGATTTCTTTGATGACCATTTCCCTTTAAAACCTGTCATGCCGGGTGTTCTTATTTTAGAAGGGCTCGCTGAGGTAGCCGGGTTGCTTCTTGAAGAAACGGTTCGAAATAATGAAGGCCGAAATGTGAAAGCACTACTTTCTCTGATTGAAAAAGCCAAATTTCGCGATTTTGTTAAACCGGGCGATTGCCTTGTATATGAAGTCGATATTGAATCTATCAATGAAATAGGTGGAAAAATAAAAGGCCGGATCACAAGAAGTGGTAAACAAATCGGCGATGCCCGCCTGGTTTTTTCTTTTCGTGAAATTGAAAATTCATATCTTGATAAAAGGCGAAGTGAAATGCTTGCTTTTCTTCTGGGTGAAAATAATGCCTGA